A genomic region of Arachis hypogaea cultivar Tifrunner chromosome 5, arahy.Tifrunner.gnm2.J5K5, whole genome shotgun sequence contains the following coding sequences:
- the LOC140184724 gene encoding uncharacterized protein, which produces MEKVVVENLWNGDRDAQIQAAMELSRFSSKQRHKLGESGVLVPLVSMLHSEDYEAIEASLCALLSLAFGSERNKRRIIKCGALPVLLNHLHSQSQTVVQLTVAAMLTLSSCKANKVAIASSGALQHLAEFVNSGDIQLQLDVVATIHNLSTCEEIVPLIVASGIILSLLELVHNSVKSSPLGEKAIGLLENIVSSSESALCEAASVGGAIRILVETIEDGSSLGKEHAVGILFLICQSCREKYRGLILREGVMPGLLQLSIDGTRRAKNMARELLLLLRDYSDYSSRQKQMNHELIERIMEEIDADGEKLADAKLRLVEEMIAKLNT; this is translated from the exons ATGGAGAAAGTGGTTGTGGAAAACCTTTGGAATGGTGACAGAGATGCACAAATTCAAGCAGCTATGGAGCTAAGTAGATTTAGTAGTAAGCAAAGGCACAAGTTGGGAGAAAGTGGAGTCTTGGTTCCTCTGGTTTCCATGCTTCATTCTGAAGACTATGAAGCCATTGAAGCTTCTCTCTGTGCTCTACTCAGTCTTGCATTCGGCAGCGAACG AAACAAGAGAAGGATCATCAAGTGTGGAGCTTTGCCAGTTCTGCTGAATCACCTTCACTCTCAAAGCCAAACAGTGGTGCAATTGACAGTAGCAGCCATGCTAACCCTCTCATCCTGCAAGGCAAATAAGGTTGCAATTGCTTCATCCGGTGCTCTACAACACTTGGCTGAATTTGTAAATAGCGGTGACATTCAGTTACAGCTTGATGTTGTGGCCACAATCCACAACCTCTCAACCTGCGAAGAGATTGTTCCATTGATCGTTGCTTCTGGCATTATACTTTCATTGCTTGAACTGGTCCACAACTCTGTGAAATCATCTCCGCTGGGTGAAAAGGCGATTGGTTTGCTCGAAAATATTGTCTCTTCATCAGAGAGTGCACTTTGTGAGGCTGCTAGTGTTGGTGGGGCAATTCGGATACTGGTCGAGACTATTGAAGATGGATCATCACTAGGGAAAGAGCATGCAGTTGGTATACTTTTCCTTATATGCCAAAGTTGCAGAGAGAAATACAGAGGTTTGATTCTGAGAGAGGGAGTGATGCCAGGACTGCTTCAGTTAAGCATAGATGGAACGCGGAGAGCCAAGAACATGGCTCGAGAACTGTTGTTGCTTCTGAGGGATTACTCCGATTATAGTTCAAGACAAAAACAAATGAATCATGAGCTCATAGAGCGGATCATGGAAGAAATTGATGCAGATGGAGAGAAATTGGCTGATGCTAAGCTGCGTTTAGTGGAGGAGATGATTGCAAAGCTGAACACATAA